A region from the Flavobacterium enshiense genome encodes:
- a CDS encoding T9SS type A sorting domain-containing protein, producing MKKTLLFTSFIALSVLVSQKTMGQNLQTIPIQSGFNADVIANGVGSSSASTNSDVDGVSFAFISRDFQLTAASTPLTYGLPTNGLITSAVSSPGGLRYQLASYSGDNALRLQNTGDSGTLIFTNPLAAVNLYMLATGGSGACTVNVTVNFADATNQTFTNTSIADWYGGSNYAIQGIGRVNITNDVLEAGGGTNPRLYQIPLAISSANQSKPIQSITVTKSGTGGIPNIFAFSADAYTSCPGPTNITYTSTNDGGIFNWTAPSSAPSSGYQYYYNSSPTPPTAATVPMGNIAAGVTNLTLTGLNLGATYYLWVRSNCGGEPGFWQMKMFTTGQIITTYTGADINTEFASPAPTTASSNSCPATLTINVPAGYQIASTDVSYSMTAASGGYMSEQRSLLLCTTSSTSEAALASGVGNSGTYSYNRTGLNIANGLTGNVSFELRAWRTWGGTGCGTNYNKVDNNSWKITVTLVATTLSATEVTNQQEIRVYPTPFTDMIRIDRAVEVETIVLSDLAGKKVKTIVQPQYAVYLGDLTAGVYFLNMTMKDGSVKVAKAIKK from the coding sequence ATGAAAAAAACTTTACTATTTACTTCTTTTATTGCATTGTCTGTATTGGTTTCACAAAAAACGATGGGACAAAACCTTCAAACAATCCCAATTCAAAGTGGTTTTAATGCCGATGTGATTGCCAATGGTGTCGGATCATCTTCAGCGTCCACGAATAGTGATGTTGATGGAGTGAGTTTTGCCTTTATTTCCAGAGACTTTCAATTAACCGCAGCAAGCACCCCGTTAACGTATGGACTTCCAACAAACGGACTTATTACTAGTGCTGTAAGTTCTCCGGGCGGGTTACGCTACCAACTCGCTTCGTATAGTGGAGACAACGCTTTGCGACTCCAAAATACGGGTGACTCTGGAACCTTAATCTTTACCAATCCTTTAGCGGCAGTCAATTTATATATGTTGGCTACGGGAGGAAGTGGTGCCTGTACGGTAAATGTAACTGTTAACTTTGCGGATGCTACAAATCAAACATTTACAAATACCAGTATTGCAGATTGGTATGGTGGAAGTAATTATGCAATACAAGGCATCGGAAGAGTTAATATTACTAATGATGTTTTAGAAGCCGGAGGTGGGACCAATCCTAGACTTTATCAAATTCCGTTAGCCATAAGTAGTGCCAATCAATCAAAACCTATACAAAGTATCACTGTTACAAAATCAGGGACTGGAGGAATTCCTAATATCTTTGCTTTTTCAGCTGATGCATATACCAGTTGTCCAGGGCCTACTAACATAACTTATACATCAACTAATGATGGAGGAATTTTTAACTGGACTGCGCCATCCAGTGCGCCATCATCCGGTTATCAATATTACTACAATAGTTCCCCAACACCACCAACGGCTGCGACTGTACCAATGGGTAATATTGCTGCTGGGGTAACCAATCTTACCCTTACAGGATTAAACCTGGGAGCAACATATTACCTTTGGGTTAGATCTAATTGTGGGGGCGAACCTGGTTTCTGGCAAATGAAAATGTTTACAACCGGGCAAATTATCACTACTTATACAGGAGCGGATATTAATACTGAATTTGCGTCCCCGGCGCCTACCACAGCAAGTTCAAATTCATGTCCGGCGACATTAACAATAAATGTTCCGGCAGGTTATCAAATTGCATCAACCGATGTTTCTTATAGTATGACGGCAGCAAGTGGTGGCTATATGAGTGAGCAAAGAAGTCTTTTATTGTGTACTACTAGCAGTACATCTGAAGCAGCATTGGCATCGGGAGTTGGTAACAGTGGAACCTATTCGTATAACAGAACTGGATTAAATATTGCCAATGGTCTAACGGGTAATGTTAGCTTCGAACTTAGAGCGTGGAGAACCTGGGGAGGGACTGGTTGCGGTACTAATTACAACAAAGTAGATAACAATTCCTGGAAAATAACTGTTACTCTTGTGGCAACTACTTTATCTGCAACTGAGGTAACAAACCAACAGGAGATAAGAGTTTATCCAACGCCTTTTACAGATATGATTCGTATTGATAGAGCAGTTGAAGTAGAAACCATCGTTCTTTCAGATCTTGCCGGGAAGAAGGTAAAAACAATCGTACAGCCACAATATGCTGTTTATTTAGGGGATTTAACAGCTGGTGTTTACTTTCTAAACATGACCATGAAAGACGGTAGTGTGAAAGTCGCTAAAGCGATAAAGAAATAA
- a CDS encoding ligand-binding sensor domain-containing protein: MTKYYFRNPIYILLLVGLFINPCYGQVDKNSPKQATDVPQPGPEIIGTPPPKVLNSHPVWDPTLVSQYIRAIFQDSKGNYWFGPAGQSVARYDEKTLRYYSKLEFFHGNSNNVENDYGNSVHAITEDKNGNIWFGTDYGAIKYDGKTFRSYTEKDGLSNIRVGRKSILVDKAGTVWVGTVGGVFRYDPAADSTGGKCFSLFHLLPPVNVKDIMEDKTGNIWFASQDNGIFRYDPSASLRTGGKVIKNITEKEGLGDNYAGGMAQDKAGNYWFTMKGGICRYDPSASLRPGGKTFTEFTTKDGLGGSEVWGIHMEKSGIIWISARGSMTRFDPSVAISDSKAFTVFTEKDGINCCVQSMYQDKFGNMWWGAGAGLYRFDGYRFYQVKQKGPW; the protein is encoded by the coding sequence ATGACAAAATATTATTTTCGCAATCCAATTTACATTTTGCTTTTAGTGGGGTTATTTATAAATCCCTGCTATGGTCAAGTAGACAAAAACTCTCCGAAGCAGGCGACTGATGTACCTCAACCAGGCCCTGAAATAATAGGAACGCCGCCACCTAAAGTTCTCAATTCTCATCCCGTTTGGGATCCTACTCTTGTAAGCCAGTATATCAGAGCTATTTTTCAGGATTCAAAAGGGAATTACTGGTTCGGTCCGGCTGGTCAAAGCGTAGCCAGATATGATGAAAAAACTTTAAGATACTACAGCAAACTTGAGTTTTTTCATGGTAACAGCAATAATGTAGAGAATGATTATGGCAATAGTGTACACGCTATTACTGAAGACAAGAATGGTAATATATGGTTTGGAACAGACTATGGAGCTATTAAATATGATGGAAAAACTTTTAGAAGTTATACAGAGAAGGATGGGCTGAGCAATATCAGGGTCGGCCGCAAAAGTATTCTGGTAGACAAAGCCGGTACTGTTTGGGTAGGCACTGTGGGTGGTGTTTTTCGATATGACCCGGCTGCCGACAGCACAGGCGGCAAATGCTTTTCGCTGTTTCATTTACTTCCTCCTGTAAATGTTAAAGACATAATGGAGGACAAAACCGGAAACATTTGGTTTGCTTCACAAGACAATGGGATTTTTCGGTATGATCCTTCGGCTTCGCTCAGGACAGGAGGAAAAGTGATCAAAAATATTACCGAGAAAGAAGGGTTGGGTGATAACTATGCAGGTGGCATGGCACAAGATAAAGCAGGGAACTATTGGTTTACCATGAAGGGTGGTATTTGCCGGTATGACCCTTCGGCTTCGCTCAGGCCGGGCGGAAAAACCTTTACTGAGTTCACAACCAAAGACGGATTAGGCGGAAGTGAAGTTTGGGGTATACACATGGAAAAATCGGGTATCATTTGGATTTCAGCCAGAGGCAGTATGACGAGATTCGACCCTTCTGTCGCCATTTCAGATTCAAAAGCATTTACCGTGTTTACAGAAAAAGACGGGATCAATTGTTGTGTCCAAAGTATGTACCAGGACAAGTTTGGAAATATGTGGTGGGGTGCCGGAGCCGGACTCTATCGCTTTGACGGCTACCGTTTTTATCAGGTTAAACAGAAAGGACCTTGGTAG
- a CDS encoding ligand-binding sensor domain-containing protein, which produces MKKCFPKTNAFTYLIILIIGISCNGQVKKDIPTEKPSDSKILSDGQPKLIKTQGSHKSNNVCCSLQDKAGNLWFGTSGEGVYKYDGKSFSQFTATNGLNSNHVYCILEDKNGKIWIGTEAGVCIYDGKAFAEIQITLRKDLPPNKYPNTHDVFSIMQDKSGKLWFATIDGVYSYDGKTFTSFIVGNGGGGFMSSNNNVEYILEDKAGNIWFGGRVNDGVFRYDGKSLTNLKLNKQKDSGWAWPVLQDKKGNIWFSNWNGAFSYDGKSFTKNEGVSTGPITRIIEDKKGNLWFGGGDRGICRYDGKSFTCFTTKDGLINNDIWSILEDKAGNLWIGSRDTGLCRYDGKTFTRFSE; this is translated from the coding sequence ATGAAAAAATGTTTCCCGAAAACCAACGCTTTTACCTATCTGATAATATTAATTATTGGCATTTCCTGCAACGGACAAGTTAAAAAAGACATACCAACAGAAAAGCCAAGTGATTCAAAAATACTATCCGACGGACAACCAAAACTTATAAAAACCCAAGGCTCACATAAAAGCAACAACGTTTGTTGCAGCCTGCAGGACAAAGCAGGCAACCTTTGGTTCGGCACATCAGGCGAAGGCGTTTATAAATATGACGGAAAATCGTTTAGCCAATTTACAGCAACAAATGGACTTAACAGTAATCATGTTTACTGTATTCTGGAAGATAAAAATGGTAAAATCTGGATAGGTACGGAAGCCGGAGTTTGTATTTACGATGGTAAGGCATTTGCTGAAATCCAAATCACTTTACGGAAAGACCTTCCCCCAAACAAGTATCCCAACACGCATGATGTATTCAGCATAATGCAGGACAAAAGCGGAAAACTATGGTTCGCAACAATTGATGGTGTTTATAGTTACGATGGCAAAACCTTTACATCTTTTATAGTTGGTAATGGCGGAGGTGGTTTTATGAGCAGCAACAATAACGTAGAATACATTTTAGAAGACAAAGCAGGCAACATTTGGTTTGGCGGGCGGGTTAACGATGGTGTGTTTCGTTACGACGGAAAATCTTTAACCAACCTTAAACTTAACAAACAAAAAGATTCCGGTTGGGCCTGGCCTGTTTTGCAAGACAAAAAAGGAAATATTTGGTTCAGCAATTGGAACGGGGCCTTCAGCTATGATGGCAAATCATTTACAAAAAATGAAGGCGTATCTACCGGTCCGATTACCCGAATTATAGAAGACAAAAAGGGTAATCTTTGGTTTGGAGGCGGTGACCGTGGCATTTGCCGTTACGACGGAAAGTCATTCACTTGTTTTACAACAAAAGACGGACTGATCAATAACGATATTTGGTCAATTTTGGAAGATAAAGCCGGAAATCTTTGGATAGGTTCAAGGGACACCGGTTTATGCCGTTACGATGGAAAAACCTTTACCCGTTTTTCGGAATAA
- a CDS encoding dihydrofolate reductase family protein, producing MWNIMTLDGYFEGNQNWDLSFHNVIWGEELEKLSIEQLNAADYLVFGRVTYEGMAEYWTKAEGEIAELMNRIPKLVFSKTLKSADWNNTTLISENAAAEIRKLKEQDGRDMYVFGSANLSETLINDNLFDEYRIGISPVILGSGRPLFRQGIATKNLSLVSTQQLLTGGVVLTYSK from the coding sequence ATGTGGAACATAATGACCCTTGACGGGTATTTCGAAGGAAACCAAAATTGGGATTTATCTTTTCATAATGTTATTTGGGGAGAAGAACTTGAGAAATTAAGCATTGAACAATTGAATGCCGCTGACTACCTCGTATTTGGACGTGTAACTTATGAAGGTATGGCGGAATATTGGACAAAGGCAGAAGGAGAAATTGCTGAACTAATGAATAGAATACCAAAACTTGTATTCTCTAAGACATTGAAATCTGCCGATTGGAACAACACAACACTTATAAGTGAAAATGCGGCTGCCGAAATCAGGAAACTTAAAGAACAAGATGGTAGAGATATGTATGTTTTCGGCAGTGCAAACCTTTCGGAGACATTGATCAATGATAATCTTTTTGATGAGTATCGTATAGGAATTTCTCCGGTTATTTTAGGTAGCGGACGGCCACTTTTCAGACAAGGAATTGCTACTAAGAATTTATCTCTCGTGTCAACACAGCAACTTTTGACGGGCGGTGTGGTTTTGACATATTCAAAATAA